The genomic DNA TCCTCACCCAGTCCGGTATGGGTGGTTGTTTTCGATCATTCTGAATCAGCCATTCCCTGATATCCTGCATTGTCCTCACCGCTGCCGGGTGCATCATCATGAAGATGTCAACACCTGCCAGAAGAAGCGTGAGTGCATTGATCGTCTCCCAGACCGGCCCACGGATCTCCCTTGGACTATAGATGGGATCCATTGTCAGCCATGCTTCCCTGGCAGCCCAGGCATTGGTGGACGCAGAGATGGTCGGGTGCTGCAGTTCTGAATCTCCCATCAGGGCAGCCTGCCGGGCACGCTCGTGGATGGTGAACGAGTATTCAAGACCATACCCGAGTGCAACAGTTGTGAGATCCATAACGATCTCTTCAGGGGGGAGATATTCATACAGCCGCCGGTTCAGCTCTTTCGCACTATTGAGTTCAAGTCCGGTAAAGGCAAGGAGCACATGGCCGTTATCGCGTGCAGCCACTGCAACAGATTCCAGTGTCTTTGCTTCAGCCATATCAAGGGTGACGGAGTTCAGGAGCAGCCGCTCGCCACTGGTTCGTTCAGCAACTTCTGTAAAGACTGCCGCATCCTTCTTCGGATCACCGCACCCGCCGATGATCAAAGGAACATCAACTGCCTGGAGCACCTCCTCAACCGTGTTTGCCGCCTCCTGTGGTGAGCGATCCTGGATGAGCGGATCCGTGCTCATCAGGTGCACCGTGACCAGATCAGATCCGAATTTCTCAACATTCATCCGTGCCCATTCTGCAGGATCGTCAAGGACATCAAGTACTGGTGCTTTCAGCGCTTTTGGGAGCGCGACATCCATATCAAAGACATCCATTGCAATTGCGGTACGGTTCTTTGGAAGATGATTGGGACTTGAGAAGGCCATGCTGGTCGATCCGCCGATTTTGATCGTTTTCCCCCTGGTACCTCCGTCTGCCTTTGTTGATCCGAGTGTCACCTCCCTGATAGCGCCTGGATAGCTCTCGTCTGGGGGGCTGAACCTCTCCTGGAAGAGTTCTGTTGGCCGGGTGGGAGGAGCTGGCATGGCCGGAATGTGTGGTCCACCTGAACCGGCCGGTATAAAGAGTTCAAGATCACCAATCTCCATTCTGAAGTTCTCAAACTCAACCTGCTCAACCCCTGAGAGGAGAGAGAGCAGCCGTTCGCCCAGTACGGTGTATCCGGTATTCTTCTCTTTATCTGTCATTATGAATCCCCCCTGCCTGGTTTCTTCGGCTGTACAGGCTGGATGATCACCCTGTCAGCATAGATCCGGGCATTTTTCAGAATGATCCTGAATCCTCCTGTGGTAATCGGGATCTCGCCAGCGGTCATCACCGGCGCCTCTTCCGGCTCTTCCTCCTCTTTAACCCATCGTGCGGTAACCGGATGGCTATGCGAGAGCAGAAACTCCTTTAGATCACCTATTGTCTGGACATCCTTCTCGGTTGCAATAGCCGGAGAGACGTCTTCGGGGATGTAGTCTTTGAGCCGATCCTTGATCTCAACTGGGATCCAGACGACAGCATCATACCCGCCATCAGCCTGGAGGAACTTCTCTGAGCGCATATATTCAATTGATATCCCATGGAACCCGTCGATCTGGCGGCCGCCTGCTGTTGAATCGGCCATAGTCGAGAAAGGCAGGCCGTTGACTGCCAGATCCGTAAAACCACGGTGGACAATACCATACCCTGCGACTTCGGGGATATAGAAGGCGATCGCCTCAAAACAGCCACAGGAGGTGTGGGGATAGCCAAACCCTGAATAGAGCTGGATCCTGCTCACCTCGCCCATCGACCGCGCCTGTGCGCTCTCATTGACGCCTGTATACTCGCCTGTCTCTGTATCAAGGCATTCCCCTTTCTCTATTGGGAAGATTGGGCCCTTGGGATCGATCCTGGCAGCAGCACGCCCGTCAAACCAGCTGATCGCCCCGCAGTTCGCATACCGCTGTGGCGTCACGACACAGACATGTGTCGGGGCAAACGACTGGCAGAGTGCGCACCCGTAGAAGACATCCACATCCTCATCAGACAGCCCGCGAGCCCGTGCATCACGGGCTTCATAGATAGCCAGAGCCTCATCATACCGTGCTTTGACCTCTTCTGGATCGGTGATGAAGGTGATCTGGATGTCCTCAATGATCGGCAGCTCGTTTCTGAAGAGCTCCTGCATTGCCATGCCTAAAAACCTGAACGAATCAAGCCCTTTTTGAAATGCCTTTTTTGAGAGCCGCATCCAGATGTCGTAGCGCTGGTTAAGGTGCATCAGCCCCTCGATATAGTTGCAGTACTCGTGGATCCGCCGCTCGATCACACCTTCCAGGTTCTCTTCAAGCTCAGGCCCGGCAATCTCAATGAGTATGCCAAAGGGGTGGCTCTTTCCCTCCTCAAGGTCAGGGATGTCTGGTCCGATGATATGAATTGATCCCGATTCGATCTCTCTTGCAGGTTTCAGCCTGACAAGCTCAAACTTCTCATCAACCTTAGGCCCCCCAAGCTCAATCTGCATATCATTTTTCCGAATCCTCTCTCCTTCATGAACCAGGCCGACATCAACTGGTATCTCTTCAAACATCCTTACTCCTCCTCCTTGTTGCCGATGATTGCTTCAAGGTTGATGATCCAGTTTTTGATAGAGATGTTCGAAAACGACCACCTGGCGTTCGGCTGGTAGACATTGTCAAGGCTGATCGTCTTCAGGGAGGGTGCAAAGTGCTTCAGGCCTGAGAGGATGGTAAAACCCATCTGGTAGGGAAGGCCGACAAAGATTGCGAGATCATGAGGGCCGTTGCCATCGACTCCCTGCCAGGCCGGGTCAGCAAGCCTGAATCCGGCATCCACAGCTGGCATCACCGCATCCGGCGTGAAGTCTCTCGCAAGAAATGCAGTATTTGTACTGCCGGTTGCAATCACTCTGATCTGAAACTGCCGGGCGAGCCTGATGACATAATCGATCAGCTTCTTCTCTTCGAGATCGATCTCGCTGGCAATGCTCCCGACAACAAAGACCGGCCGACTGGCCCGCCGGATCATCGCATCGGCAATCTCGGGCTTGGTGATGAGCGAAGCCTTCTTCGGGCCGGGGACTTCAGCTGTCAGCCAGCTCTCCTGGTTCATGATACCACCTCCTTCTTCCGGATAAGCGTTGGATCGGGTATCACCGTCTCTTTCCAGTCTTTCTCTTTGAGTATCGCGACAATATCCTCTTTCATGGTGATCGGGATGTCTGCTTCCATCCTGACGAACCGATGGATGTCTGCTGGCATCGATCCGAGGAGTCGGCGATGGAGATCGATGTAATGGGTCAGCTTCAGTGCCCGGCCCCGTGAGGTGTCGTTTGGCCGCATCGAGAGTTTTGCGATCATCACCATCGCCTCTTCTTTTGTCTCAACCGAGATGAAGAGGTGTTCGGGGACAGGGCCGACATAGATCCTCTCGTTTGTCCGTGCGTCCGTGACATACCAGTCTTCGTCACGATCTGCCCTGCCAAGCAGCATCCGCCGGTATTTCGTACCATGCGGCCCGACAATCACCGGAATGCCAAGGCGCCAGAATCCGGCTGCAATGGCTGCTGCCTTCTGGGACATCGCACCCCACGCAACACCGACTGCACCCACCCTGTTATGGACATAATCTGCGATCTCTTCGTAATTACCACGGAGGTTTCTCCGTGCGAAGATGGAGGCGATCTTGATTGCTGCACCTGCAATGTGGGAATTGGAGACGCAGGAGCCGACATTGACAATACCTCCTGCCTCAAAATTTCCAGGATATAATTCGTAGGGTGACTTCCCGTCTGCATCCCTGTACATGCCGATTGTCATCGCAGCACAGCCGGAAGTACAGATGATGAAACGGCGGTTGGCAAATTCCATTGCCATCTCTGCAAGGTCTTCGCCACCTGAGGGATAGTTGGCACACCCGACAAAGGCGACGATACCTGGGATCTCACCAAGCACGATAGGCCCTCCGACCTGCCGGATCTCAATATCCTGTATGGCTCCCCTGCCTGATCTGAGTTTATAGGATTCGTGTTCGAGCCTCTCCTCTGCTGTCAGGGTAATCAGGGAATGTATGTCGATATCCTCTGAACAGGCCTGCTCACACCGTATGCAACCGACACAGGCATCATACACCCCGGCGAGCATTGCTGAATCGCCACGTGCAAAGAGTTTCAGGGCATCGGGGATATGGAGATCATTTGGACAGGCTCTCCGGCACTCCCTGCACTGTGTACACTTCTTTGCCTCTTCCATTCCTTCTTTGAGGGTTAATTTCGCTTTCTTCTTCTTTCTCTTCTTCGGGGCGTTTATGGTTGCCGTCCTGACGGCTATCTCACCCACTTTTTCGGGATCCAGAATTAATGCCCCTTCCAATGTACCGCGTGTAAATTCATCGATGATATCGTCGACCGGGTCACCTGTTCTGTCCGGGAGGCCGAGACAGTTCTTCTCGCTTGTTGCAATGACTGGTATCTGCTGCACCCGTGCCTCATCAAAGACGTCTGTTCTGATACACTGCTCATCAACGACGATGATATCAGGTATGCCGCTTCTGATGTACCGTATCTGCCAGGAGATCGGCCCGACGATCTTTGCCCGTGCCGAGTACCGGGTCATGTCGATACCGGTGCAGCATATGCCTGCCACCTCCAGTTCACCTGTCAGGTCATGATCCTGCATATAGTCCATAATGCCAACTGACGGGACGACGTTGTGTCCGATGACCAGGATAACCGGTTTTGTCGTGTCAATCGAACCATAGCCGATCTCAACAAGTGGTGCATCAGGATCTGCTTTTGGGAGATCATATGCAGACACCTGTGCAATATCGGCAACCTCCATAGAGAGATGGTCGATCATGCCCGTGTGGAAGACCTTGGACTCAAGGTCAAGGGGATTACCCTCCTGGCCGGTATGGGTGCAGGCAAGAAGGGCGCCGATCTGCTGTTCAGCATAATCCAGGACCGCCTCAAGATCCCCGAGCGTCTCCGGCTTCATCCCGCAGACGAGCCTGGTGATCGGCGCCTCGACCTTGATGCTCAGGCCGCCGGGGTCGAGTTTCTTCTCATCTCCATACGTGTGAACCAGGTGTGTGACCATTTCACGGGCATGGTTCATATGGGTTGCAGCACCGATACATGCGGCTAATAGGACGATCCGCGACTGCTGCCCCGGCATGCTGATACCACATGCACCTTTTCTGTCACCTGTCAGGTCACACTTTCCATAGGTACAGAGACAGCAGAGGTCGCAGAGTGGCAGATAGAACGGCCTGTACCGGTTCAGGAGCGTGAGATCCCAGTTCCGGAGTGTGGTGAGCGATGGAAAGGGAGTCGGGCCCTGCGGCTCATCCCAGGTCTCCTGTGCCAGGCGCCCGACAGACATCCTGAGGTCTTTTATCTGGCCAAGTTCGGTTTCTAATTCCTTTATGCTGATATTGATCTCTTTTGTACCCATACTGTAACACCACCAGACATAGTCAACAGGGCTTTTTTTGCACGTCTCACATGAGAGAAGGGTATCTGACCTGTTTCCTGTTGAGTGAATACAGTATGGGGATAAAAATAGTTACTGATCGCGGACAGTGATTCTGGCATATCTCTGTCCTGTCAACTGTCTGAAGCCCTGATGTTACTGGCAGATGGCAGAATCATTCTGTGGATGCCTGATTATTCCGGTTCTGCTTCCTCTATGAGGCTTTCACGCTCCAGGAGTTTGAGATGGGCTTCTATTGTCCTTGTAAACAGCGGGCCGATAGTGTCTGCTGGCAGGCCGAGGATTGCTTTTGTTTTTGCTGCCACGTCATCCGGATCATCCAATCCTTCTTTTGCTGCTGCCTGCACGGCACTATGGACTGACTGGATGCAGGCAAGCCCCTGATCCATCCTTGCATATGCCATAAGCCCTTCCCTTGGCTCATCCCATGACTGAAAGAGTGCATTGACACCCTCAACCTCCTTCAGCCGTCCGATCGATTCAACTGATGCACCGGGGTCGTCATAGACGGGTGCTGCGCCCGGAACCGGCAAGGCATCGCCTGAGAAGAGAATCCCGGTCTCTTCCATAAACAGTGAAATGGAACCGGGTGAATGGCCGGGTGTGTGGATCACTGTCAGATCCGTCATACCGTCAAGGTTTTCATCCAGAACAAGGACTTCACCGTCGCTGAGGAGAGCATCAATTGTGACAGCCCCACTGATGAGCGACTCAAACCCGGGCACCGGCCGTTCACGGTTCTGGAGCTCCGGATCCTCAATCCATTCCAATTCGGCAGCATGTGCGGCGATTGTGCACCCGGTTGCCCTCTGGATTGCCCATGCTCCCCCCATATGATCGGGGTGTGAGTGGGTCAGGATAATCCGGCTGATCTCTTTTGGGGCGCGTCCCGAGGCCCTGATACTCTCAAATATATCTGTGCTGCATCCGGCAACCCCTGTGTCAATCAGGGTGATCGTCTCACCATAGATGAGAAAACAGGAGACGAAACGATCAAGGGTGACTCCCGGTGCAACCGGTATGGTATAGTTGAGCCTGAGTGCATGAACGGAAGGTGCAACTGACATGGTAATTCCTTCTCATTGGGTTTTGGGGCAGAAGTGATATAAAAAGTACGGGGGTCGTCAGGGTGCTCCGGGTCTCTACGGTACTTAGAATCTGACCTTTGGGGCTTCTTCTTCCCTGAGATTGTACTTCATTGTCCAAGAGATACGCCTCACCATGCGGGAATTGAAAAAGGCCCATTTCAGCTCCTCATAGTTTTATATGATCTGTTGTGGTGATAAAATTGTGAGGAAAGAAATACTGAACCTGGGAACTGCCTTTTTTTATCATTACTGCAGAAAGCTGTAAATTGAACCCTGGTGCTGGCGCCGGAACTCCCGGTAGCAACGTGGTTTACCTGCCATGGTGCCAAAAAAAGGTAGCGGAGGATGGAAATGGATCAGTACGCAACGTCAGGACCAAAGATCAGTCCGTCCTGGAATCCATCCTGGTACCCGATGAAATATCCTGCATCCACACCAAAGATGTAGCCACCAACTGAAGCAAGAATTACGATAATAACCATCAGAATTACCATAATCAGGGTTTGGTGCTTTTCGATTACATCAGCCATTGTCATCAGGAGCACCTACTATCTTATGCTATATAATAGTTTCTCGCAATGCTACCTGGCGTTGCTGCTCCTGTGCAATATTGTTATAACTTTTTATAAAAATAGTTGTAGATTTTTATTTTTATAAATACTCCCGGGCGGAGTCGAACCGCCGTCGCCGGATCCAAAGTCCTGCATGATTGACCGCTACACTACGGGAGTAAGAAGATTCTCCAGTATATTTGTGTCAGGGGAATATAGGGATTTGGGAGGTATTCCGTATTGTTCTTCTCAGAAATCCCGGTTGGAGATCAGATCGGGTTATTTACAACACTTGCGTTTGCTTTATGTTGCATGGTGCTGTATGGAGGATACCTATTCGTATGGAATACCCGCTCTGGTGAAGCCATGAAGACGACGATCTATACCTTTACCGGCACTGGAAACACCCTCTCGGTTGTCCAAAACCTTGCATCAGCACTTGGTCAGACAGTTATTGCTCCTATTCCGGGAGCCGGGGGAGATACCGATTCCTCGCCAGATCTGACGTCTGCTGATGCAATTGGAATTGCATTTCCGGTTCATTTCATGGATATGCCAGAAATCGTCCGGGAATGGGTGGAATCTCTCACTATCAGCGGCAATCCCTACATCTTCGGCATCGCCACATGCGGGGGAAGTGCGGGAGGCGCATTATATAATCTTGATATGCTCCTGAAGGCAAAAGGGCTCCATCTCTCATCAGGTTTTGTCTTCACCATGCCAGAGAACTTCAATGGACCCATAAACCTGATGGAATCCCTGGACGAGGTCGAAAAGAGACTCGCATCTGCCGGGGAGCGGATACCTGAGGTTGCAGCGGTGATCCGGGAAAAGCAGGAGTTGCCGCCTGAGGGGTCGGATTCCCTTCCCTTCAGGATTGCAGGGCCGGTTGTCCGCTTCCTCCTGACAGAACTCTATCCGACAAAGAGACGGTTTCATGCAACAGAGGCCTGTAACCGGTGCGGACTATGCAGCCGGATCTGTCCGACAAAAAACATCACCATCACCGGGAGTGCCGTCTCCTGGGGGAGTGCCTGCACCCTCTGTTATGCCTGCATCCACTGGTGCCCGGAGGAGGCAGTTGAGATCGGGAACAGGACAAAGGGAAAACGGCGGTACACGCACCCGGATGTGACGGTTGCTGATATGGTGGCGCAGCGGGGAGGGTAAGCATCCTCTCTCAAACACCAGTCCACTCTTAAAAAAATATAAAAAAAATACCGGGATCACGTGTCCCTGTATTTCTATTGCGGTTCTGCTACTGTTCAATCTCTTTAATCGCCGCTTCAGTCTTCCCGGCAAGCTCATGCTTTCCTTCAAGCTCAGCAACCCGCCTGATCGCCTCGAGGCGGTGGACGGCGTCCTCAAGGAATGAGAGAATATCGGCTGGGAAGAGATCTATTCCGTATTCATCAAGGAGATGGGCATGAATCTCCCGGTGATCAAGCCCCATCATCCTGAGTTCGATGAGTACCAGGACGAACTTCTGCTCAGGACACCCGCAGAGGGGGTTTCCCCTGCACCGGCAGTCAAGAAAGTCCTTCTGGAACCTGAGGAGCTGATCACGGAGCGTAGCGTCGAGATTTTCGTAATTGAGGGATCCGGCAATCGCCTCGAGATTGGCACCATGAAATGCAAAATCGGGGAGGCGATATCCGGCAATCCGCTGGATCTTCCTGCTGGAACGGAGACGGGCCTTTCCTGCGATCACTTATGCTTCTCCGGGTTCCTCATCGAATTTCTTGAGGGACTTCATCGCCTCGCCCATCTTCTCGACAGCAACAAGCCACTCATCAAAGATTGTTGGATCATCTGTATCCTTCACATACCTGGCACAGCAGGTAGCACCATTGATCACAGCAGATCCGATCACAGCAGCAATCCTGAGTGCTTCTTCAGGGTCGTCATCGACTGCCTTCTTCCCTTCCTTCACAAGCGCCTTGATATCCGCCTCGGTCTCGCCTGCAAGGAAATTATGGCAAGAGGCAAAGACCACCATCATCGCAACCTGCACGGATCCGACAATCTCGCCAAGTTCTCCTTCCGGCACCTCACCGAGCACAATCTCTTCGACTTCGGCGAGTTTCTGCATCGCATCCTCATGGCTGATCCGTTCGTTTTGCCAGAGCTTGATGATCTTCAAGACAGCGATGGTGATATCCTCGCTGAAGTTCTCAAGCAACCGGAAGCCTTCCGGCATCTCATCACCGCCACTCCCTTCGAAATCTGCTTCTGAAAGTGTTGTCAGCCAGTTGTCCCAGCGTTCCTGATTATAGAAGATATAGAAGAGTTTCATCGGCTCTTCCTTTTTAGCTGTACTTTTCTTCCGCGCCATTTCATGTACCATCTCACCTGAGTGTTAAAGAGGTTACCGCTCTCCTCTTCTGTGATGACTGCAAATGAATAGTCATGCAGCAGACGGTTATGGTGCGGTATGGCGAGCTCTTCTTAAAGAGCGAACCTGTTATGCAGCATTATATCAGGATACTCAGGCGCAACCTGGGCAGGGCCCTTGAAGCAGCAGAGATCCCCCATTCAATCGAAGAGCACAGGGGGAGGCTCTTTATCAATACCGATGACCCTGATCGCGCCGCAGCCGCTGCCCTGCTCTTTGGTGTCGTCTCAACCTCCATCGCATACCGCTGTGAACCAACCCCTGCATCTCTTGCAGAGGCAGCAGTCCGCTGTGTGGCAGAATCCGGAAGACGAAAAGGAACATTTGCTGTCCGTGCAAGGAGAGAAGGGGTATCCGGGTTCACCAGCCAGGAACTCGGTGCAACAATCGGATCAGCCATCATTCAGCACTTCCCGGATCTGACCGTCGATCTCACAAACCCGGAGTACGAGGTCTTTGTCGAGGCACGAAAGTACGGCGGTTTTGTTACTGATCGGTTCTTTCAGGGTCCAGGCGGCCTTCCCCTCGGTACCCAGGGAAAAGCCGTCTGCCTCCTCTCAGCCGGGATCGACTCACCTGTTGCCGCCTGGCTCATGATGCGGCGTGGAACTGAGATCGTCTTCCTTCACATGGATGGCGGCCGGTATGCAGGAGCAGATACAAAAACTGATTCGAGAAAGCACGCAGCAGCCCTCTCCCGGCATTGTATGGGAATGCCGCTTTCTCTGATCGAGGTTCCGATGGGGCCGTTCTTTGAGGCCCTTGCAACCCTCCCGGATCCACGGTTTACGTGTCTCCTCTGTAAACGGTTCATGCTCCGTATCGCAGAGCGGATCGGATCGGCAGAAGGATGCATGGCAATTGTCAATGGCGACAACCTCGGCCAGGTGGCATCCCAGACGCTCCAGAATCTTTCTGTTGTTTCGCCTGCTGCCACACTCCCCATCCTCCGGCCGTTACTCACCTACGACAAGGTGGA from Methanocalculus natronophilus includes the following:
- the cdhC gene encoding CO dehydrogenase/CO-methylating acetyl-CoA synthase complex subunit beta, with the protein product MFEEIPVDVGLVHEGERIRKNDMQIELGGPKVDEKFELVRLKPAREIESGSIHIIGPDIPDLEEGKSHPFGILIEIAGPELEENLEGVIERRIHEYCNYIEGLMHLNQRYDIWMRLSKKAFQKGLDSFRFLGMAMQELFRNELPIIEDIQITFITDPEEVKARYDEALAIYEARDARARGLSDEDVDVFYGCALCQSFAPTHVCVVTPQRYANCGAISWFDGRAAARIDPKGPIFPIEKGECLDTETGEYTGVNESAQARSMGEVSRIQLYSGFGYPHTSCGCFEAIAFYIPEVAGYGIVHRGFTDLAVNGLPFSTMADSTAGGRQIDGFHGISIEYMRSEKFLQADGGYDAVVWIPVEIKDRLKDYIPEDVSPAIATEKDVQTIGDLKEFLLSHSHPVTARWVKEEEEPEEAPVMTAGEIPITTGGFRIILKNARIYADRVIIQPVQPKKPGRGDS
- the cdhB gene encoding CO dehydrogenase/acetyl-CoA synthase complex subunit epsilon — encoded protein: MNQESWLTAEVPGPKKASLITKPEIADAMIRRASRPVFVVGSIASEIDLEEKKLIDYVIRLARQFQIRVIATGSTNTAFLARDFTPDAVMPAVDAGFRLADPAWQGVDGNGPHDLAIFVGLPYQMGFTILSGLKHFAPSLKTISLDNVYQPNARWSFSNISIKNWIINLEAIIGNKEEE
- the cdhA gene encoding CO dehydrogenase/acetyl-CoA synthase complex subunit alpha, producing MGTKEINISIKELETELGQIKDLRMSVGRLAQETWDEPQGPTPFPSLTTLRNWDLTLLNRYRPFYLPLCDLCCLCTYGKCDLTGDRKGACGISMPGQQSRIVLLAACIGAATHMNHAREMVTHLVHTYGDEKKLDPGGLSIKVEAPITRLVCGMKPETLGDLEAVLDYAEQQIGALLACTHTGQEGNPLDLESKVFHTGMIDHLSMEVADIAQVSAYDLPKADPDAPLVEIGYGSIDTTKPVILVIGHNVVPSVGIMDYMQDHDLTGELEVAGICCTGIDMTRYSARAKIVGPISWQIRYIRSGIPDIIVVDEQCIRTDVFDEARVQQIPVIATSEKNCLGLPDRTGDPVDDIIDEFTRGTLEGALILDPEKVGEIAVRTATINAPKKRKKKKAKLTLKEGMEEAKKCTQCRECRRACPNDLHIPDALKLFARGDSAMLAGVYDACVGCIRCEQACSEDIDIHSLITLTAEERLEHESYKLRSGRGAIQDIEIRQVGGPIVLGEIPGIVAFVGCANYPSGGEDLAEMAMEFANRRFIICTSGCAAMTIGMYRDADGKSPYELYPGNFEAGGIVNVGSCVSNSHIAGAAIKIASIFARRNLRGNYEEIADYVHNRVGAVGVAWGAMSQKAAAIAAGFWRLGIPVIVGPHGTKYRRMLLGRADRDEDWYVTDARTNERIYVGPVPEHLFISVETKEEAMVMIAKLSMRPNDTSRGRALKLTHYIDLHRRLLGSMPADIHRFVRMEADIPITMKEDIVAILKEKDWKETVIPDPTLIRKKEVVS
- a CDS encoding EFR1 family ferrodoxin (N-terminal region resembles flavodoxins. C-terminal ferrodoxin region binds two 4Fe-4S clusters.) — its product is MKTTIYTFTGTGNTLSVVQNLASALGQTVIAPIPGAGGDTDSSPDLTSADAIGIAFPVHFMDMPEIVREWVESLTISGNPYIFGIATCGGSAGGALYNLDMLLKAKGLHLSSGFVFTMPENFNGPINLMESLDEVEKRLASAGERIPEVAAVIREKQELPPEGSDSLPFRIAGPVVRFLLTELYPTKRRFHATEACNRCGLCSRICPTKNITITGSAVSWGSACTLCYACIHWCPEEAVEIGNRTKGKRRYTHPDVTVADMVAQRGG
- the thiI gene encoding tRNA uracil 4-sulfurtransferase ThiI encodes the protein MQQTVMVRYGELFLKSEPVMQHYIRILRRNLGRALEAAEIPHSIEEHRGRLFINTDDPDRAAAAALLFGVVSTSIAYRCEPTPASLAEAAVRCVAESGRRKGTFAVRARREGVSGFTSQELGATIGSAIIQHFPDLTVDLTNPEYEVFVEARKYGGFVTDRFFQGPGGLPLGTQGKAVCLLSAGIDSPVAAWLMMRRGTEIVFLHMDGGRYAGADTKTDSRKHAAALSRHCMGMPLSLIEVPMGPFFEALATLPDPRFTCLLCKRFMLRIAERIGSAEGCMAIVNGDNLGQVASQTLQNLSVVSPAATLPILRPLLTYDKVEVIELARSIRTYIERPGDHACLAVPKKPATHATNAEVEELEATLPLQDLIKKAVAGAARITALSGSIIDG
- a CDS encoding DUF5814 domain-containing protein, coding for MIAGKARLRSSRKIQRIAGYRLPDFAFHGANLEAIAGSLNYENLDATLRDQLLRFQKDFLDCRCRGNPLCGCPEQKFVLVLIELRMMGLDHREIHAHLLDEYGIDLFPADILSFLEDAVHRLEAIRRVAELEGKHELAGKTEAAIKEIEQ
- the cdhD gene encoding CO dehydrogenase/acetyl-CoA synthase subunit delta, which translates into the protein MTDKEKNTGYTVLGERLLSLLSGVEQVEFENFRMEIGDLELFIPAGSGGPHIPAMPAPPTRPTELFQERFSPPDESYPGAIREVTLGSTKADGGTRGKTIKIGGSTSMAFSSPNHLPKNRTAIAMDVFDMDVALPKALKAPVLDVLDDPAEWARMNVEKFGSDLVTVHLMSTDPLIQDRSPQEAANTVEEVLQAVDVPLIIGGCGDPKKDAAVFTEVAERTSGERLLLNSVTLDMAEAKTLESVAVAARDNGHVLLAFTGLELNSAKELNRRLYEYLPPEEIVMDLTTVALGYGLEYSFTIHERARQAALMGDSELQHPTISASTNAWAAREAWLTMDPIYSPREIRGPVWETINALTLLLAGVDIFMMMHPAAVRTMQDIREWLIQNDRKQPPIPDWVRTRC
- a CDS encoding MBL fold metallo-hydrolase, with translation MSVAPSVHALRLNYTIPVAPGVTLDRFVSCFLIYGETITLIDTGVAGCSTDIFESIRASGRAPKEISRIILTHSHPDHMGGAWAIQRATGCTIAAHAAELEWIEDPELQNRERPVPGFESLISGAVTIDALLSDGEVLVLDENLDGMTDLTVIHTPGHSPGSISLFMEETGILFSGDALPVPGAAPVYDDPGASVESIGRLKEVEGVNALFQSWDEPREGLMAYARMDQGLACIQSVHSAVQAAAKEGLDDPDDVAAKTKAILGLPADTIGPLFTRTIEAHLKLLERESLIEEAEPE
- a CDS encoding DUF2150 family protein → MVHEMARKKSTAKKEEPMKLFYIFYNQERWDNWLTTLSEADFEGSGGDEMPEGFRLLENFSEDITIAVLKIIKLWQNERISHEDAMQKLAEVEEIVLGEVPEGELGEIVGSVQVAMMVVFASCHNFLAGETEADIKALVKEGKKAVDDDPEEALRIAAVIGSAVINGATCCARYVKDTDDPTIFDEWLVAVEKMGEAMKSLKKFDEEPGEA